From one Catenuloplanes nepalensis genomic stretch:
- a CDS encoding VOC family protein, whose translation MPLRLVQVNVKARDDAALGRFWADALGWGVSSEGPGVTNVEPAGFTYPDPAVLYIDVVSVPDPETVRYRVHLDLATTSLAHQEQLVARLKELGATPADIGQGDVPWAVLADPEGNLFCVLEPREVYRDTGPIAAVVVGCADPRAMAGFWGAATDWTAHEVNDEFASLRSATGAGPFLEFIRGAGPEGNRVHLDLRPYPGDDQTVEVDRLRALGATPIDVGQGDDVPWRCLADPEGNEFCVLSAG comes from the coding sequence ATGCCGCTCCGTCTGGTTCAGGTGAACGTCAAGGCCCGCGATGATGCGGCGCTCGGCCGGTTCTGGGCGGATGCGCTCGGCTGGGGTGTCTCCAGCGAAGGGCCGGGCGTGACCAACGTCGAGCCGGCCGGGTTCACCTATCCGGATCCGGCGGTGCTCTACATCGACGTCGTCTCGGTGCCGGATCCGGAGACCGTGCGCTATCGCGTGCACCTCGATCTGGCCACCACCTCCCTGGCACATCAGGAGCAGCTGGTGGCGCGGCTGAAAGAGCTGGGGGCGACGCCGGCGGACATCGGGCAGGGTGACGTGCCGTGGGCGGTGCTGGCCGACCCGGAGGGCAACCTGTTCTGCGTGCTGGAGCCGCGCGAGGTCTACCGGGACACCGGGCCGATCGCGGCGGTGGTGGTCGGCTGCGCGGATCCGCGGGCGATGGCCGGTTTCTGGGGTGCGGCGACGGACTGGACCGCCCACGAGGTGAACGACGAGTTCGCGTCGCTGCGGTCGGCGACGGGCGCCGGACCGTTCCTGGAGTTCATTCGCGGTGCCGGGCCGGAGGGCAACCGGGTGCATCTCGATCTGCGGCCGTACCCGGGCGACGATCAGACCGTCGAGGTGGACCGGCTGCGGGCGCTCGGCGCCACCCCGATCGACGTGGGTCAGGGCGACGACGTGCCGTGGCGGTGCCTGGCCGATCCGGAGGGCAACGAGTTCTGCGTGCTCAGCGCGGGATGA
- a CDS encoding catalase, whose translation MAVEERAWREFFEGGSAEAEERSFQAYARRMRDVQSAHARASGSAVAHRTLHAKTVVGVICAELAFAADLPDELNVGAFVAGARLNVAVRLSNAAGVPRADTEPDLRGAALKVALPGGGVHDLLMTSYPVSHVRDAKQFVAVAEIGAGLRALALPRMVAAVGLRETLRIVGNLRRASRRSESLALESYWSRGAILWGDAGPVRFRLSPVDPAPAVPAEGFDGLKVEFRERLARGPVRFTLSVQRFVSEERTPIEDGAVEWDAPWTPVATLTVPGPEVLDDERVHGMAFSPWNRPAGFRPLGNLNRARRAVYAASAAGWQK comes from the coding sequence ATGGCGGTGGAGGAACGGGCGTGGCGTGAGTTTTTTGAGGGCGGCTCAGCGGAGGCGGAGGAGCGATCATTCCAGGCGTACGCGCGGAGGATGCGCGACGTGCAGAGCGCGCATGCCCGGGCGTCCGGCTCGGCCGTCGCGCACCGGACGCTGCACGCCAAGACCGTGGTCGGGGTGATCTGTGCGGAGCTGGCATTCGCCGCGGATCTGCCGGACGAACTCAACGTCGGCGCGTTCGTGGCCGGGGCGCGGCTGAATGTGGCGGTACGGCTGTCGAATGCGGCGGGAGTTCCACGTGCGGACACCGAACCGGATCTGCGTGGGGCGGCGCTGAAGGTGGCGCTGCCGGGTGGTGGGGTGCATGACCTGCTCATGACCAGCTATCCGGTGTCGCATGTGCGGGACGCGAAGCAGTTCGTGGCGGTGGCGGAGATCGGGGCGGGGCTGCGGGCGCTGGCACTGCCGCGGATGGTGGCGGCGGTCGGGTTGCGGGAGACGCTGCGGATCGTGGGGAACCTCCGGCGGGCCAGCAGGCGCAGTGAGAGCCTGGCGCTGGAGTCGTACTGGAGCCGGGGCGCGATCCTGTGGGGTGACGCCGGGCCGGTCCGGTTTCGGCTGAGTCCGGTCGACCCGGCGCCCGCCGTACCCGCTGAAGGGTTTGATGGGTTGAAGGTGGAGTTCCGGGAGCGGCTGGCGCGAGGACCGGTGCGGTTCACGCTGAGTGTGCAGCGGTTCGTGTCGGAGGAGCGCACACCGATCGAGGACGGTGCGGTGGAGTGGGACGCGCCGTGGACGCCGGTGGCGACGCTGACCGTTCCGGGGCCGGAAGTGCTCGACGACGAGCGCGTGCACGGAATGGCGTTCAGCCCGTGGAACCGTCCGGCCGGGTTCCGGCCGCTGGGGAATCTGAACCGGGCGCGGCGGGCGGTGTATGCGGCGAGTGCGGCCGGCTGGCAGAAGTAG
- a CDS encoding RHS repeat-associated core domain-containing protein yields the protein MAEQSRGPVTRPVAELLGQPTGYGVVGDGINTAIGNYCRIDVDVAEAPGWARAYNSRDEAGWTHTWAAALLIRDNGDVALRGGDGRVLTFVRAGDGFQRPLDLAADLIVVDGGHRLEYADGGTSTFDRRGRYVRHVEVGDRTDLTYDERDRLSSVTHSSGRRIDVAYDAQGRISGLRTADGRAVAYGYAADGALVRTASFDGAVTSYEYEDGRLVRVADPDGRTLLANAYDDTGRVVRQTSADGETIDVSYDEAGTTTVAVTGGPADTRMVFRHDAAGHVVGVTDPTGANSSAEFDEQGRIIGGTTAGGIRVTVGYDDRGNVADVSWGQATTRYAYDDRNRLAAETDPLGGRTTFEYGTASRRPTAVTDPLGNRTVFDVSDGLITRVVDPTGSSTEYAYDQRRNLTAVTDPDGHVWRHRYDDAGRRVETVTPAGDRTRYEYDPGGRVVAVTDPGERTRRFRYSASGLLLERTTAGGAVTSYEYTASGRLARVTSPVGEETTQEYDGAGNLTSMTVAGDATSTMAYDPRGRLTTLTAPDGRTTSLTYDPDGRVVREEDESGATTIVWDEQGNATEVTDATGAVWRYEYDLAGREISRTDPVGGVWRTSYDAAGRILTETDPAGAITQRTWTALGQPATVVDPLGRTTTYRYDAAGRVVKVTDPMGGVTRHVYDADGRRLSTTTPAGLTTGFRYADGRLAASIDPRGWITRYQYTPDGDRSATISPTGSVQRFEYDRAHRLTASIDPRGGVTRYTYDTAGNLITVTDAKGAVTRFTYDVNRRETSMTDPLGRVTRREYDLAGNLAAVLDPSGRTMRRTYDAAERLTGMTSGDDAISFVYDAAGRRTSMTDVTGTTTYTYDRVGRLTTVTAADGAVLSAGFDAAGQRTRLTYPDGSTVRFQYDLCGRLINVHDSEAGEVVYALDPDGRLLTEQLPRRWARRYRYEGGLLTAYRELREGAPAIEARMRYDADGRLVERTGGDTTETFGYDPAGQLVRFTRGGHDTDAVTLAYDAVGNRTSVTRGREQTQYRYDAADQLNRIDAGRADVRFRHDGAGRLIEETGDDLRRTVDYDGFGRPVVVTVRRDRDTERFRYTYDGNGLLAAVSTGSDARADSDHPRDVGARYLWDVDTAVPQILRQDVTGPGRTGSPAPADARFVYGHGRIFAVTGSSAEIFARAADGSAVPTPPTAPWVNAGGDDPFGDPRDVHADDRHDLPRFGYRGELEHDGAVYLRARYYRPDLGRFTTRDPISVLGGAGHTANPYVYAGNDPLNVIDPLGTIGIGIGTAIGNLVANLLAKLLACAGCPADPGNSHVSHRKCFQGTACLFTRGSLSLKALDADSAELNHYWNTKRPEAAAQAFTIEHLNWRRQNFGWKAWRFFGGATRISKDVDWETGQKGQMPDESDPRTKNFRFDILTEERFLFEVKRWTGPGTVARVQRQINNYISHAGGVWGLDIEASTELQDWANGFGVVTSLLNRVTGGSVVYVWGLNNQAGHIYFAKDEKAPAHVRVKVPKHDIKPPPIQIPIPIPAPRDPAEQQA from the coding sequence ATGGCAGAACAATCACGCGGCCCTGTCACGCGCCCAGTTGCGGAACTGCTGGGACAGCCGACCGGCTACGGCGTGGTGGGTGACGGAATCAATACGGCAATAGGCAACTACTGTCGGATCGACGTCGATGTGGCCGAGGCGCCGGGCTGGGCCCGCGCCTACAACTCGCGCGACGAGGCAGGCTGGACCCACACGTGGGCTGCTGCCTTGCTGATCCGGGACAACGGTGATGTGGCATTACGCGGTGGCGACGGGCGCGTCCTGACGTTCGTGCGGGCCGGGGACGGATTCCAGCGGCCACTCGATCTGGCGGCGGACCTCATCGTCGTGGACGGAGGCCATCGGCTGGAGTATGCCGACGGAGGAACGTCCACGTTCGACCGCCGAGGGCGGTACGTGCGCCACGTCGAGGTGGGCGATCGCACCGACCTGACCTATGACGAGCGGGACCGGCTTTCCTCGGTCACCCATTCGAGCGGCCGTCGCATCGACGTCGCCTATGACGCGCAGGGGCGGATCTCCGGGTTACGCACGGCGGACGGCCGTGCGGTGGCGTACGGCTACGCCGCCGACGGCGCCCTGGTGCGGACCGCATCGTTCGACGGCGCGGTGACCTCGTACGAGTACGAGGACGGGCGGCTGGTGCGGGTGGCCGACCCGGACGGGCGGACCCTGTTGGCCAACGCCTACGACGACACCGGCCGGGTGGTCCGTCAGACCAGTGCGGACGGCGAGACGATCGACGTGTCATACGACGAGGCCGGGACCACCACCGTGGCCGTGACCGGCGGGCCGGCGGACACGCGCATGGTGTTCCGGCACGACGCCGCGGGCCACGTCGTCGGTGTCACCGATCCGACCGGTGCGAACTCCTCGGCCGAGTTCGACGAGCAGGGCCGGATCATCGGCGGCACGACGGCTGGCGGCATCCGCGTGACGGTGGGTTACGACGATCGAGGCAACGTCGCGGACGTGTCCTGGGGGCAGGCCACCACCCGCTACGCGTACGACGATCGGAACAGGCTGGCCGCGGAGACTGATCCGTTGGGCGGCCGGACCACGTTCGAGTACGGCACCGCCAGCCGCCGCCCGACCGCCGTCACCGACCCGCTCGGCAACCGCACCGTCTTCGACGTGTCCGACGGCCTGATCACCCGGGTGGTCGACCCGACCGGCAGCAGTACCGAGTACGCCTACGATCAGCGACGCAACCTCACTGCGGTGACCGACCCCGACGGCCACGTATGGCGGCACCGGTACGACGACGCGGGCCGACGGGTCGAGACGGTCACGCCGGCTGGCGACCGGACCCGGTACGAGTACGACCCGGGCGGGAGGGTCGTGGCCGTCACCGACCCGGGCGAGCGCACCCGCCGGTTCCGGTACTCCGCGTCCGGGCTGCTGCTGGAACGCACCACCGCCGGTGGGGCGGTGACGAGCTACGAGTACACCGCGTCCGGGCGGCTGGCCCGGGTCACGAGCCCGGTCGGCGAGGAGACCACGCAGGAGTACGACGGCGCCGGCAACCTTACGTCGATGACCGTGGCCGGGGACGCCACATCGACCATGGCCTACGACCCGCGTGGCCGGTTGACCACCCTGACCGCGCCGGACGGCCGGACCACCAGCCTCACCTACGACCCCGACGGCCGGGTCGTCCGTGAGGAGGACGAGTCCGGCGCCACCACCATCGTCTGGGACGAACAGGGGAACGCGACCGAGGTCACCGACGCGACCGGCGCGGTGTGGCGCTACGAGTACGACCTCGCCGGCCGGGAGATCTCCCGTACCGATCCGGTGGGAGGCGTCTGGCGCACCAGCTATGACGCGGCCGGCCGGATCCTGACCGAGACCGACCCGGCCGGCGCCATCACCCAGCGCACGTGGACCGCCCTCGGCCAGCCGGCCACGGTGGTCGACCCGCTGGGCCGCACCACCACCTACCGGTACGACGCGGCCGGGCGGGTGGTGAAGGTGACCGACCCGATGGGCGGTGTCACCCGGCATGTGTACGACGCCGACGGCCGGCGCCTGTCCACCACCACGCCGGCCGGTCTGACCACCGGCTTCCGGTATGCCGACGGCCGGCTGGCCGCCTCGATCGACCCGCGCGGGTGGATCACCCGGTATCAGTACACCCCGGACGGTGACCGGTCGGCGACCATCTCGCCGACCGGGTCCGTGCAGCGCTTCGAGTACGACCGGGCGCACCGGCTCACCGCGTCGATCGACCCCCGTGGCGGAGTGACCCGCTACACCTACGACACGGCCGGTAACCTGATCACAGTCACCGACGCCAAGGGCGCGGTCACCCGGTTCACGTACGACGTCAACCGGCGGGAGACGTCGATGACCGACCCGCTCGGCCGGGTTACCCGTCGTGAGTACGATCTGGCCGGGAACCTGGCCGCGGTGCTCGACCCGTCCGGTCGCACGATGCGCCGCACCTACGACGCGGCCGAACGCCTGACCGGGATGACATCCGGCGACGATGCGATTTCATTCGTGTACGACGCCGCGGGACGGCGCACGTCGATGACCGACGTGACCGGTACGACCACGTACACCTACGACCGGGTGGGCAGGCTGACGACCGTCACCGCAGCGGACGGTGCGGTGCTGTCGGCGGGCTTCGACGCAGCCGGGCAGCGCACCCGGCTGACCTATCCGGACGGCAGCACCGTCCGCTTCCAGTACGACCTCTGCGGCCGGCTGATCAACGTGCACGATTCCGAGGCGGGCGAGGTGGTGTACGCCCTGGACCCCGACGGGCGGCTGCTGACCGAACAGCTACCGCGCCGGTGGGCCCGGCGATACCGCTACGAGGGCGGGTTGCTGACCGCATACCGGGAGCTGCGCGAGGGGGCACCGGCGATCGAGGCCCGGATGCGGTACGACGCGGACGGCCGGCTGGTCGAGCGGACCGGCGGCGACACCACCGAGACGTTCGGGTACGACCCGGCCGGACAGCTAGTCCGATTCACGCGCGGTGGCCACGACACCGACGCGGTCACGCTCGCCTACGACGCGGTAGGCAACCGGACCTCAGTGACCCGTGGCCGGGAGCAGACGCAGTACCGCTACGACGCCGCGGACCAGCTGAACCGTATCGACGCCGGTCGCGCCGACGTGCGCTTCCGGCACGACGGTGCCGGCCGGCTGATCGAGGAGACCGGGGACGATCTGCGACGCACCGTCGACTACGACGGGTTCGGCCGGCCGGTCGTGGTGACCGTGCGCAGGGATCGGGACACCGAGCGGTTCCGGTACACCTATGACGGCAACGGCCTCCTGGCCGCCGTCTCCACCGGTTCGGACGCCCGTGCCGACAGCGACCACCCGCGGGATGTCGGGGCCCGCTATCTGTGGGACGTCGACACCGCCGTGCCGCAGATCCTCCGGCAGGACGTCACCGGCCCCGGTCGCACCGGATCACCGGCGCCCGCCGACGCCCGGTTCGTCTACGGCCACGGCCGGATCTTCGCGGTCACCGGCAGCAGCGCCGAGATCTTCGCCCGGGCCGCCGACGGCTCGGCGGTGCCGACGCCGCCGACCGCCCCCTGGGTGAACGCCGGTGGCGACGACCCGTTCGGCGATCCGCGCGACGTGCACGCCGACGATCGTCACGACCTGCCCCGGTTCGGCTACCGCGGCGAACTGGAGCACGACGGAGCGGTCTACCTGCGGGCCCGGTACTACCGGCCCGACCTCGGCCGGTTCACCACCCGCGACCCGATCTCCGTGCTCGGCGGGGCCGGCCACACCGCGAATCCCTACGTCTACGCGGGCAACGATCCGCTGAACGTCATCGATCCGCTCGGCACGATCGGGATCGGCATCGGCACCGCCATCGGGAACCTGGTGGCGAACCTGCTGGCGAAGCTGCTTGCGTGCGCGGGATGCCCAGCCGACCCGGGAAACTCGCACGTCTCGCACCGCAAGTGCTTCCAGGGTACGGCGTGCCTGTTCACCCGCGGCTCGCTGTCGTTGAAGGCACTGGACGCCGACTCCGCCGAGCTGAACCACTACTGGAACACCAAGCGACCGGAGGCGGCCGCGCAGGCGTTCACCATCGAGCACCTGAACTGGCGACGGCAGAACTTCGGCTGGAAAGCCTGGCGGTTCTTCGGCGGCGCGACCAGGATCAGCAAGGACGTCGACTGGGAGACCGGGCAGAAGGGCCAGATGCCGGACGAGTCGGATCCTCGTACGAAGAACTTCCGCTTCGACATCCTGACCGAAGAGCGCTTCTTGTTCGAGGTGAAACGATGGACCGGACCGGGCACCGTCGCCCGTGTCCAGCGGCAGATCAACAACTACATCTCCCATGCCGGTGGTGTCTGGGGCCTGGATATCGAGGCCAGCACCGAGCTGCAGGACTGGGCCAACGGCTTCGGCGTCGTCACCAGCCTCCTCAACCGGGTGACCGGCGGCAGCGTCGTCTATGTCTGGGGGCTCAACAACCAGGCCGGGCACATCTACTTCGCCAAGGACGAGAAGGCACCGGCACACGTGCGCGTCAAGGTACCGAAACACGACATCAAGCCGCCGCCGATCCAGATCCCGATACCGATTCCCGCCCCGCGCGACCCGGCGGAGCAGCAGGCGTGA
- a CDS encoding TolB family protein, with protein MGVRWIALACAVLVVAVPGVAVASTGRTELVSVSSGGGPGGGLSQAPSMSADGRYVAFESQAPDLVPGDVNGLSDVFVHDRLLGTTVRPVTSAATGFVTDGLFDPEISADGRFLAFTSWAPDLVPGDTNGYADVFLMDLTTGAIERINVTSAGAEATGSISWGADISADGRFVSFTSRAQNLLPGRDANHRRGADAFVRDRLLGTTTLVSVATTGLNGHWPSYSRGISADGRYVAFTSSATDIMPDGLQVIGVYVRDLQTGVTTRESLTATGEPADGNRAYELHTASLSRDGRYVTFESAMNQVVPGDTNDAMDVFVRDRMTGEVELVSVASDGTQADGDSWGQRVSDGGRCVVFASDASTLVPGDTNGRSDLFVRDRLTGMTTRLTGDADGDTDAGGRGGGGESSVSLRPDGTEVAFTSEASNLTVSDVNGAADVFVTGTACG; from the coding sequence GTGGGAGTTCGGTGGATCGCGCTCGCCTGTGCGGTGCTGGTCGTCGCCGTGCCGGGTGTGGCGGTGGCGTCGACGGGCAGGACGGAGCTGGTCAGCGTGTCCAGCGGCGGCGGACCGGGCGGCGGGCTCAGTCAGGCGCCGTCGATGAGCGCGGACGGGCGGTACGTGGCGTTCGAGTCGCAGGCGCCGGACCTCGTGCCGGGGGACGTCAACGGGCTGTCGGACGTGTTCGTCCACGACCGGCTGCTCGGCACCACGGTGCGGCCGGTGACCAGTGCCGCGACCGGGTTCGTCACGGACGGGCTGTTCGATCCGGAGATCAGCGCGGACGGGCGGTTCCTCGCGTTCACGTCGTGGGCGCCGGATCTCGTGCCCGGCGACACGAACGGGTACGCGGACGTGTTCCTGATGGACCTGACCACCGGCGCGATCGAGCGGATCAACGTGACCAGCGCGGGTGCGGAGGCGACCGGGTCGATCAGCTGGGGCGCGGACATCAGCGCGGACGGGCGGTTCGTGTCGTTCACGTCGCGGGCGCAGAACCTGCTACCGGGCCGGGACGCGAACCACAGGCGCGGCGCGGACGCGTTCGTCCGGGACCGGCTGCTCGGCACGACCACGCTGGTCAGCGTGGCGACGACCGGGTTGAACGGGCACTGGCCGAGTTACAGCCGGGGGATCAGCGCGGACGGCCGGTACGTCGCGTTCACCTCCTCCGCCACCGACATCATGCCGGACGGGCTGCAGGTCATCGGCGTGTACGTGCGGGATCTGCAGACCGGCGTCACCACGCGGGAGAGCCTCACCGCGACCGGTGAGCCGGCCGACGGCAACCGCGCCTACGAGCTGCACACGGCGTCGCTGAGCCGGGACGGGCGGTACGTGACGTTCGAGTCGGCGATGAACCAGGTGGTGCCGGGTGACACGAACGACGCGATGGACGTCTTCGTGCGCGACCGGATGACCGGCGAGGTCGAGCTGGTCAGCGTCGCCTCCGACGGCACGCAGGCAGACGGGGACAGCTGGGGGCAGCGCGTCAGCGACGGCGGGCGGTGCGTGGTGTTCGCCTCGGACGCGTCGACGCTGGTCCCGGGCGACACCAACGGCCGGTCCGACCTGTTCGTCCGGGACCGGCTGACCGGCATGACCACGCGGCTGACCGGCGACGCCGACGGTGACACCGACGCCGGGGGGCGTGGGGGTGGCGGCGAGAGCTCGGTGTCGCTGCGGCCGGACGGGACGGAGGTCGCGTTCACCTCGGAGGCGTCGAACCTGACCGTGTCCGACGTCAACGGCGCCGCGGACGTCTTCGTCACCGGCACCGCCTGCGGCTGA
- a CDS encoding GAF domain-containing protein, which yields MSIPADSPPTDPTSPAAALRDPARVAAVRRYEILDAPTDGAYDEFAAAAAAACGTPIATVSIVDTDRVWFAAAHGLDGVAQVGTEPGLCASAFCAEDLYVVNDAAVDPRTLEHPLVRGELGLRFYAAAPIITADGHHLGTITAIDSAPRELTEAQTAVLGHLATLVARQLELRLAALTAVRAERQLRDEAEQRAAAAAELAARMRAAAAAHATAPHPEHCQLGGGAGCTAPAELKIADSWGDSAWGCTAHVEEAILNVRSVFIASEELGGLTDYVNR from the coding sequence ATGTCGATCCCTGCTGACTCGCCCCCGACCGACCCGACCTCGCCGGCGGCTGCGCTGCGGGATCCGGCCCGGGTAGCGGCCGTGCGCCGCTACGAGATCCTCGACGCCCCGACCGATGGGGCGTACGACGAGTTCGCCGCAGCCGCGGCCGCGGCGTGCGGCACTCCGATCGCCACGGTCAGCATCGTCGACACCGACCGGGTGTGGTTCGCCGCCGCGCACGGCCTCGACGGGGTGGCGCAGGTCGGCACCGAACCGGGCCTGTGCGCCTCAGCGTTCTGCGCCGAGGACCTCTACGTGGTCAACGACGCCGCCGTGGACCCGCGCACCCTGGAGCACCCTCTGGTGCGCGGTGAGCTGGGCCTGCGGTTCTACGCCGCCGCACCGATCATCACCGCCGACGGCCACCACCTGGGAACGATCACCGCGATCGACTCGGCCCCGCGGGAGCTCACCGAAGCCCAGACCGCTGTGCTGGGGCACCTCGCCACGCTGGTCGCCCGGCAGCTGGAGTTGCGGCTGGCGGCGTTGACCGCGGTACGCGCCGAGCGGCAGCTGCGCGACGAGGCCGAGCAGCGCGCCGCCGCCGCAGCCGAACTCGCTGCCCGGATGCGCGCCGCAGCCGCCGCGCACGCCACCGCTCCGCACCCCGAACACTGCCAGCTCGGCGGCGGCGCCGGGTGCACCGCGCCGGCCGAGCTGAAGATCGCCGACTCGTGGGGCGACTCCGCCTGGGGCTGCACCGCCCACGTCGAGGAAGCCATCCTCAACGTGCGGTCGGTGTTCATCGCCAGCGAGGAACTCGGCGGGCTGACCGACTACGTCAACCGCTGA